One genomic region from Sparus aurata chromosome 15, fSpaAur1.1, whole genome shotgun sequence encodes:
- the rgs17 gene encoding regulator of G-protein signaling 17: MPRSVSGVEMRKRQAAHIEAPPQAPGQPRPNTCCLCWCGCCKCLWNEDRMERSERQTCTKMDSIEATEEQHASLEEVLSWSRSFELMLRSLEGREVFQEFLRSEYSEDNLLFWLACEDLKKETNSTVVDEKARIIYEDYVSILSPKEVSLDSRVREGINQTLAEPSNLMYEEAQFQIYTLMHRDSFPRFLNSSVYRDLLANRRRACLDT, encoded by the exons ATG CCCCGGAGTGTGAGTGGAGTGGAGATGAGAAAAAGGCAGGCGGCACACATCGAGGCCCCACCCCAGGCCCCTGGACAGCCCCGACCCAAcacctgctgcctctgctgGTGTGGCTGCTGCAAGTGTCTCTG GAATGAAGACAGGATGGAGAGGAGTGAACGACAGACCTGCACCAAGATGGACAGTATTGAAGCTACAGAAGAACA ACACGCCAGTCTAGAGGAGGTGCTGTCATGGTCACGGAGTTTCGAGTTGATGCTGCGCTCGCTGGAGGGCCGGGAGGTCTTCCAGGAGTTCCTGCGCTCAGAGTACAGCGAGGACAACCTGCTTTTCTGGTTGGCCTGTGAAGATCTGAAAAAGGAGACGAACTCCACCGTGGTGGATGAGAAAGCCAGGATCATATACGAAGACTACGTGTCCATATTGTCACCCAAAGAG GTGAGTCTGGACTCACGAGTAAGAGAAGGAATCAACCAGACCCTGGCGGAGCCCAGCAACCTGATGTACGAGGAGGCCCAGTTCCAGATCTACACCCTGATGCACCGCGACTCCTTCCCCCGTTTCCTCAACTCCTCCGTTTACAGAGACCTCCTGGCCAACAGGAGGCGCGCCTGCCTCGACACCTAG